Proteins encoded within one genomic window of Cucumis sativus cultivar 9930 chromosome 3, Cucumber_9930_V3, whole genome shotgun sequence:
- the LOC101215891 gene encoding FHA domain-containing protein At4g14490 produces the protein MESSSITLIIVKGPREGETLDFPPGATIRIGRIVRGNSVAIKDAGISTKHLSIESESVSGNWMLRDLDSSNGTFVNDIKLPPHDAFALHDGDTIKCGELTSIFVRINSNEEPRSRRNPRRKAVEKCTSSDVVGSVAGTRGRRRKVVEEDSVVGGCNDAMVESGRCLRSRKGRGLKDEIDSQVPDCKKTEDKIDVGRESGNVNIAVNEPGPKIATRSTRRTKNTVSLATNSVLEIVPHVGGEVKAEAKKTRAGTRGRKKLQNEPPLDSSTVIKLEHIENVEEKSLGGNKPVDVGEEGCEEVADGRASHDEDFLCKAEKAPDLKKMTLGDWFDYLETHLPRQIIDATEEVISGMKIKSKQVQEYVVQQKIENCQGD, from the exons ATGGAATCCTCTTCAATTACTCTCATCATCGTTAAAGGCCCTCGCGAGGGCGAAACACTAGATTTTCCACCCGGAGCCACGATTCGGATCGGTCGCATCGTTCGGGGTAATTCTGTCGCCATCAAAGACGCAGGGATCTCCACCAAGCACCTCTCTATCGAATCCGAGTCCGTATCAGGCAACTGGATGCTTCGGGACCTCGATTCTTCAAATGGCACATTCGTTAACGATATCAAGCTTCCTCCACACGATGCATTCGCTTTACACGATGGTGACACCATTAAATGCGGTGAGTTGACTTCGATTTTTGTTAGAATAAACAGTAATGAAGAGCCTCGGTCAAGGCGAAACCCTAGGCGTAAAGCTGTCGAGAAGTGTACAAGTTCCGATGTTGTGGGGTCAGTTGCCGGAACTCGGGGTCGTAGAAGAAAGGTTGTGGAAGAGGATAGCGTAGTTGGGGGATGTAATGACGCGATGGTAGAGAGTGGAAGATGTTTAAGGTCGAGAAAGGGCAGGGGCTTGAAAGATGAAATTGATAGCCAAGTACCGGATTGCAAGAAAACTGAGGACAAAATAGATGTGGGAAGAGAGTCAGGGAATGTAAACATTGCGGTAAACGAACCCGGCCCAAAAATTGCTACAAGAAGTACCAGGAGAACGAAGAACACTGTGTCTTTGGCCACAAATTCAGTTCTCGAGATCGTCCCACATGTGGGTGGTGAAGTAAAGGCTGAGGCAAAGAAGACGAGAGCAGGAACTAGGGGAAGGAAGAAATTGCAGAATGAGCCACCATTGGATAGCAGTACAGTTATCAAATTGGAACATATTGAAAACGTCGAGGAGAAGAGCTTAGGAGGAAATAAACCTGTTGACGTGGGAGAAG AAGGTTGCGAAGAGGTTGCTGATGGGCGAGCTTCACATGATGAGGACTTCCTTTGTAAGGCTGAGAAGGCGCCGGATTTGAAGAAGATGACACTTGGAGATTGGTTTGATTATTTGGAGACTCATTTGCCTAGACAAATTATTGATGCAACCGAAGAGGTAATTTCTGgcatgaaaattaaatctaaacaagTACAGGAGTATGTTGTTCAGCAGAAGATTGAGAATTGCCAAGGAGATTAG